AAAATGTGGGTAATGATAGCTAGAGCTTCGATAGCAATCAATATAAAGTCATTGTCTAGGAACTCTTTAATGAATTCTGGCAATGGCAGCAGGTGAAGCAATGGACGGTAGAAATAACACATCAATGGCAGGAAAACAGCCACAATAATGATGTATTCGACTATATTGTTAGGGTACACAACCTCATTAATCTGTATATGCGAGTAGTTTCTCTCCTTCGCAGCTTTTCTAACCATCTTGTCGATGTATACGGTGAAATCAGATAATTGCGTCAATGGTGTCTCGAATACGATTAACTTGTCAATATCAAACTCGACCTCGTTGTGATGGAACCTGATTGTCATAGATTGCAAGTCGTATGAAAGCAATCTCACAGCAGTGATCTTGGAGGTAATTGGGACATGCCCatagaaatataaaatatccGTGAGGGCCAGCCTATGGTTTGCGTTAAAAGCAGTGATAGCGTCTTGTTGATCAAACGTCATGGTACAATCTCGGTTCGGTACACTGTCAATTGCGATCATGAACAAAACTAACACAAAGATCGCATGCATCCTATATATCAATTACCTCCCTCCtacatataaatagatAAGTATGTGTGAGTGGTTGAACGACCTCTGATGATGTTGAACCAAGTGGTCATTAAACGATTGATTGAATTGACGTTACCCGCGTTACCATTGTTACCATTGTTACCCGACCACACCTGCGGAATTATCAACTCAAAAATGTTTCACGAACCTTTTTCCAATAAAGTGCATCAACTGACCACTAAGTAACagtaattaaataataatgaacaACTTCTACGTTTAGTGATAACTgttttaaatgattatGAAGTTGACAATCGGGTTGACTTGTGATCTTACGTGTGTTTTCATTTGTTTCTTGGCTATTAGTTTTGCAATCTTAGGAAGCTAACAAGTGTGTATCGATACGTATGCAGTGCTAGCCGATATAGGAATTTTGCTTACTTTTTAACTGGTTTAGAATTGGTATCAAAGTTACACAAGTACATATATTTTGCGAGATACGCTTTTAATTAATAGATGATGAGTTCGGGTGATCATAAGAGCAGACACGGGAGTAGGCATCATAGCAGCTCGTTGCTGTCAGATGGTTCTAAAATAGGgaattatcaaattgtAAAGACTTTAGGGGAAGGTTCGTTCGGTAAAGTGAAGTTAGCATTCCATTCTACAACAAGACAGAAGGTTGCGTTGAAGATCATTAATAAGAAAGTGTTGTCAAAGAGTGACATGCAAGGGAGAATTGAAAGAGAAATATCATACTTGAGACTGTTGAGACACCCACATATTATTAAACTGTACGACGTCATTAAATCCAAAGATGAGATTATTATGGTCATTGAATATGCAGACCATGAGCTTTTTGACTACATTGTCCAAAGGGAGAAGATGAGTGAGAATGAAGGGCGTAGGTTTTTCCAACAGATAATTAGTGCTGTGGAGTATTGTCACAGACATAAGATTGTTCATAGAGATTTGAAACCAGAGAATTTACTATTAGATGAACACTACAACGTCAAGATTACAGATTTTGGTTTGTCGAATATCATCACAGATGGcaattttttgaagacTTCATGTGGGTCTCCAAACTATGCAGCTCCAGAAGTTATTAGTGGTAAATTGTATGCTGGTCCAGAGGTCGATGTTTGGTCTTGTGGTGTTATATTGTATGTGCTACTATGTCGTCGTTTACCATTCGATGATGAAAGTATTCCCACactttttaaaaatattaacaatggTGTTTATACAATCCCAAACTTCTTGAGTGAGGGTGCAGCAagtttaattaaaaaaatgttgaTTGTCAATCCAATGAACAGAATAACTATTGGTGATATTATTCAAGATCCATGGTTCAAAGTTGACTTGCCAGAGTATTTGGTACCTAGTGAAAAGGATGCCATCAAAATAAATGGTACTAACAATAATGCTGAGAATCTACAGAATCTAACAGCTGCGGATATTGATGAGGAGGCAATAGACATTTTAACAAAAACAATGAACTATAGCAAAGAAGAAATCTACGAATCTTTACAATCCGGCGATGTTGATACCAATCCAAGTCATCACGAAATCAAGGAAGCATATTTGTTAATCAAGGAAAACCAAAACTTAATAAATACTTTAAAGAAAGGTGATAATATTAAGCAACTTGATACCTTCTTATCTCAATCACCACCTTCTTTCCAAAAATACAATGAACAAAATGGCACAACTGGTATGAGTATCTCCAAACCGACTCATTCCGGGAAGGATAGAAGAAACctaaataatattccaGGCATTTCTGATGCGCAGAGACCGGTACATGTACCTTCATCTAAGCATCAATTTATTccagaagaaaataatcaaCAAAGAACCTACTTGCCGAAAACATTCCCAGATGAAGACAAACAAGCCGATTCTACTATCACTATTCTACCTTCTTCTTTACCTCAAATACATAGAACAAATATGGTCTCACAAGGTTTGGTAGGTACCTCCAATGTGACTCCATTGCCAGTCAAGAAATCTAAGCTCAAATGGCATTTTGGTATCAGATCCAGATCATACCCATTAGATGTCATGAGTGAAATTTACGCCGCGTTGAAAACATTAGGAGCCCACTGGGCTAAACCATCCGAAGAAGAGCTGTGGACCATACGAGTAAGTTGGAGGTACAACAACAACTCCACTCAAAACAGAGAAAATATTCCagatttaatgaaaatgattgttcaattgtttcaaatcgaaacaaataattatttagttgattttaaattcgATGGATGGGAATTTAGTGATGGCAGAGGAGTTCCTCAAGGAAACATTTCGGAAGACGAAATAGGAGCCTTCTCAGCTTATCCATTCCTACACTTAACAACTAGATTAATCATGGAACTGGCAGTAAATAGTCAAGGTTAATGCAACTTAGATCATTGGCCAACAAATTTAAACATATATCTAAACAAATGTAcatacaaaaaattaaaaaaccACACAcccatatatatatagcgAGTGTGACCGAATTCTCAACTCAGTATATCATCAACCAATGTCACAAATGGAGCTTCTTTTGAAGTATTATCTATCATTTGTGACATTACCTTGTCCATGCTGAACCTGAGAAACATCAAGGCGCTATCACATTATCACGACCAAATTCGTAATAGAGTTTTTTTCCTGATTAggaaatataaaaatactAGAACCTGCCTGCGCATTTACCTAATCAAGTAATTTTCCTGTTTAGTAGATTAAATCGCCCGTGCAGGGTTTTTTTTCTCAAAGAAAGTGAGACCTCTAAAACAACTTAACCTTCCAAAACGAAATTATCAGCATAATGAATAATgagaaagaagaacaagtattgaattcaatattCACTTCAACACTTCTTATTGCCAGTTGGACTGGTGGGTAAGTGGTCAATGAAACTATATAATGAAGtaatttgttttcaattaCACGAATTGGAACAGAAGTCTGCTTAGAGGTATAACGAGTTTAATGTTCAGTTAGGTCcttattaaaaaaaaattagattATCCTTAGGTGTCAGGCCATATTTGAACTTATATATAGGGTGAAGCTAACGagtatatttgatattactCTGCAAAAGAAAGGAAAAAACATACAAACAAACAGAGTGTTCCATAATACTAACAAAAAGATGATGACAACCACGTCTCCCGAGGCGTCAAGGTCGTCGAGTTTTAATTTCGCTGATAAGTTCAGTTTACAATCTGAAAGAGTGGTTTCAATTATGGAATTGGAGTCGTCAAATGAAACTCTTCAAAGAATTAATAAGGCATTGAATAGGTCAAGAAAAATTGCAGTACTGACCGGTGCTGGTATTTCTTGTAATGCAGGTATTCCTGATTTTAGATCATCAACGGGTCTTTATGATCTGGTTAAGTCACAATATCCAGAATTAACAATTAGAACAGGTCAGGAAATGTTTGATATTTCATTGTTTAGAGATGAAATGAAGATTCAAGTGTTTGCAACATTCATGGAAAAATTGTATACTAGCACTAGACTGGCTAAACCAACAAAAACCCACAGATTCATCGCTCATTTAAGAAATAGGAATAAACTATTACGTTGTTATACTCAAAATATCGATGGTTTGGAAGAACTTTTAGGTTTGGAGATGTCTAAGAAAGAAATGGAAAGTAAAACTAACGGTTTTGTTAACAGATGGAAGAATTTTGATGTTGTTCAGTTGCATGGTGATTTGAATTCCTTAGCATGCACAAGATGTTTTCACACCTTTGAATGGAATAGGTTCTTAGCAAGATCATTTAGAAGAGGTGAATTGCCAAGTTGTCCGGAATGTTTAGCAAACAATGCAAAGAGAACTCAAGAAGGTAAGAGAAACCTGGGCTTGGCTGGGTTTCTCAGACcaaatattgttttgtACGGTGAAAATCACCAATCCTCAGAATTCATTTCACAAGGTATAAACTATGATATCTCTAAAGGTAGACctgattttttaattatcaTGGGTACCAGTTTAAAAGTCGATGGTGTTAAGAGAGTCGTTAAGACAATGAGTAAACAAATTCATGAAAAAGGTGGTATTGTCATACTAGTAAATAAAACTATATTAGCTGATTCTCAATGGGCTGGGATTATAGATTATCAAATCGTAAGTGACTGTGATTCATGGGTATCATATTTGGAAAAAGATATTCCAGAATTGTTTAAGACTCAAGAGCAATTTGACAAGTTGCGACAACTGAAAAGAGAAGCTAGTCAGTTACGtaaacaaaagaaattacAGAACGAATCAAAGAAAGAGGATGCAACACTAATGTTAAAGACTCCGCCAACTACACCACAGGCAAAAGAATTGCAGTCGATAATAATAGCTAAAGATGAAACAGATAACGTTAAAAGAAAACTGCTCGAGGAAGAAATTGACGTTAAAGTTAAtttgaacaaaaaaataaaggtATAAATTCCTCCCTAGCTTAAACGAATagttaatataaaattctATTAGAAATTGTTGTGTTatcatattcatttaacttcatcatgcataaattaaaaatctaataaaatatatttaacgTTTGTATTTTTCCCGACCGGAAAAAGagatatcaaaaatattgaaaaactaTCTCATCGCAAAATTTAACAAACATACAAAtagttgaatatatttatgacaatttttatatgaCTCtctatacatatatacatatctTTAcagttaaataatatagCATTTagtaataatgaaatatgtattattataatttgattttttgaaatagcTAATGCAATCAATATAGCAAAAATGAATAGAGAAGCTAAAGAAAACTATAGGGATATTCAACTACGAAAAAAGTATAATTCAATACACAAGTTGGCTGAATTAGGTTTAAGCGAACTATCAGGGTTATATTTGACGTCTTTCTATAACTCAAGTAAAAGATACAATGTTATACTTCCTCAGCAAATAGTTAGCGATGGTTCTAAATTTTGCGGGAAATGTGGTTGTTTGAGAGTTCCAAACCACAACGTTTTAATTAGTAGCGAAGAACTCAATATTCGATTTACATGTTTGAAATGTGGAGAtatcaaattatttgaaagaagaagTAATCGACCAGTGACCAAAGAAGAGATTGAACATGATTTTGTTGCAACATGGCCAAgtgataaaaaaaatagatataAGTTTGAATGCTAAGAAGGTAGAGAAAAAGAGGAAGAATGCAAAAGATCGTGATAAGAAGcgtaaaataaattcattaagtAATATGTTAAATAAGAAGAAtgatgaaaagaaaagacTGACTACGACATTAAGTCTTGAGGATTTTATGAAAATTTAGATGATGCATTATATTCATGATTTTGTCACTTTATACAGATATATAGTCTAATTAATAGCCAATAGTTGTAACTTTAATATTACAGTTCAACTCATTGAATAGTAATCTTACGATATGATGTTTGCTATTAGCGATTTGAGATAGCTTCTTGcaacttttttattatttcttgtAATTTGACCACCTCTAGTTTTAGTGATTCATTTTCCAATGCCAATTGATCGAAATTTTTAGCTTTAAATTCTAAtttcttaatatatttttcttttctttgcCTAAAAGCCTTTTGTGCGTTTCTATTTTGAGCAGCTCTTTTAGTATTGCGCAATGGTTTCCCCGATTTTCCTATTAAATGaccattttcattaattatCTCACCACCATTAAACtttgaagaaagagaaaCTGGGGTGGTTGAGCGAGAAATAGTTTGCATGTTGTACATGGGCGTTGTCGATACCACTGGTTTGTTCTGTTGCATTAAAGGTTGTCCTGGAGAAACCATAGATAAAGGTTGTGCTTGTGTGTGTTGTAGTTGACTCTGTGGCTGTTGTGCTTGTATTTGTTGTGTCTGTATTTGTTGTGTCTGTATTTGTTGTGGTGGCGGTGGTGGTTGAGATTGTGTGTAATTTGTAGTTTTGTAAAATGAAGGAAGCGCCATTTGTTGGTATGTATTTGGTTGCTGCATGTAAGCCAACTTTTCTTGCATATGGGGATGTTGATTTGGTTGCAATTGATTTTGAGGTGGCGGCGTGATGGACATACTATGttgctgctgttgctgttgctgttgaGAAGGATGAGCATGGACTTGGTATGCCTCATTGCGCGAAAATGACTTTGGATTTAAACTAGCGTTATTATTTGCAGTGGCATTATTGCTactattgttgttattgtAAATTAATGAAGGCGTTATTTTTGGTAATGAATAGTATGGACTTTGCATAACGTTATTGTTTGGTGACATCGGGTTCAATGTCGAGACCATGGTATTTGACATGTTTTCATTCTTAATATGGTTGATGTTCATTTCTTTATCAGGATGATGGCTTTTATCTTAGGGAATGCAATAATGGCTAGAAGGGCGAATAAAAAAGGAATACAATaaatactaataataatgtcaGTGTGTAGTTTGTGTTTTTGTTATATTCAATGCAATATGAAGGATATAATAATGCTAtagaaagagaaaagagAGTGATTAGAAGATTTAGAATGTTATTCTTAATTCATTTATCTCGAGGGTCGATAATATCTGTCCGTATAACAATAGTGGGAAAGTTAAAATTTAGAATGGTAGTGAAGTAATTAGTAATGGTGATgaaaagtgaaaaaaaataacagcACGTATATATAATCAGTAGTTTACGTAAATAAATTACCATTTGTGCGTTTTGGAAATACACAGTTGGTGGAAAAGAATTAGCTGTTTGTAATTAATAaagtatatttatataaagaatCAAGAACAGAGAATAACAAACAGTTTAAGGAAATGTTTtctcaattgaatttttacCGAATTATACAAAATAGGCCAACAGGCTCGAAACTAAATAGTTAATATCAGAATACGCACACGGTTGAATCAGAAGGAATAAATTTCATAACCTTGATTATTTTGAAGACATTACGACATTGTGAACTCTACGGCTACACAGGGAGAAACAACGaaccaaaaaaatgaaaaaagaaagagaagaaattaaatgCACTAAAAACAACGATACATGTTTATAGGACTAACTTTTGAGTGGTGAAGTTTTTTTCAACCGCACAGAGTAAGAATACAAGCGGAACCAACCAAGGCATCGACACTGACGACAGCATAGATGAAGACTGTCTGTTAATTACTAACCTATAGGAAGTTCACTGTCTGTATGAACATTAAATTGATGAATgtgttaataatatttcaatgcCACAATATCATGAGATAAGAATGTTTTGATAGTGGTGAGGAGGAGATAGGGAAACTAAAACAATcgaaattttgaaattccCATGAAAAGATTAGTAATGCAACGCAACcagaaaaaagaaaagaaacgGAATTGCGACGTAGTGAAATTTCGAAATGTTTAACCATTTCGAAATTAGACTTTCGTTGCTGTTGTTCTGGCTTGTGCGGCGGTTTGCCTGATTTTGGTGGGTAAAGTAACACCGATCGTCAATGCCTATATTTGCTGATTGTTGTCAGCTTGGAGGTTAAACGCCGTGGAACTGGGCACCAGATCCTTCCACATGCaccttttctttttcttgttcaTTCTCGTGTCCTTGTGCGGTCTTGTATATCTCTATTGCGAGACCCCCAGAGCTGGGTAGCTCCTCAGGACGTTTCACCGCCGGGGCCATGAACCCATTGCTCGATACACAGGAGGATTACAAAGCAATGTATAATGCTGAATCTCTGGAATCCCTCTCTGAGTGAAcgttttcttttctttttcttgttaTGTaaaacacacacacactTTTGTGTGTGTGTTCCACCCATTTTCCGCGCTCTCTACCCCTTCCGTCCGCTGCGTGTTGCATACTTGTTACTGTTTATCTGACAGTCAGACGACACTAGCACAGGACTAAAGGAAAAGGCCAGTGTTTCTGCTTCCAGAAATCGTCATTGTGcttttttgttttggtAACAACACCACCTCTGTACGTGGTGCCGACCTCGTGGAGTGATAAACAATTCATTTCTACAAACACTAGACAAATCCCTACagcaaaacaaaaacaaaaacacCTCACGAGCAATGCCaaccaaaataaaaagaaacgaGATCATTCACTTTGGTGCACCAAAGTGAATGATctcgtttcttttttctgACCATGCAGCTCTGGTTCAAATCTCATTTTCCTGTTTTGCGAGAAAGTGGTGCGCTGTTTTTCTCCCTTGCCCAGACTTCAGATCCGCGGCACCCAACCCGCTATGTTTCAGCACACAACAAAAGCAGAAAACACATTgcaacaaaaaaagaaatcacaaaaaaagaaacgatACGTTCTTTGTAACAGACTACCTCCCGAAGTAGAAGAAAGCTAACAGAGTGTGCGATTTAAGCGTGGCTTACGGTATCCAATAATGAGAATGCGACCGCAGATCgttttgaagaaaacacTAACGTATGCATGATCTTCCACAGCTGTTAATCATGTAATGCGTGTGAGAGATTACCGAGCAACTAAGCTCTGTATGTCGATTGCGACTCGTTAATAAAAAGTTGGAATTTCAATGAACAACAGTATGCAAGAGTTGTGATTAAGGTATACGTGGTTGTTTGCTTGGTATTGCTCCTGCCAGGATGGATTGAGTGGGGGGCCGTTcatttgttgttgttttttcGCAACTGCTTGTTTTCTGTGTTTTTCTGCCAACTTCCAAAAATGGGTAAGGTCAGCATcttattaattgatttaataaCCTGCCCGCACGCATCCACGCCCCATCTCTATAACGATACATGTCTTATGTCTGTTTAAGTTCTTTTTCATAGTGTTTACTTGTTTGTGCCTCATTGGAGAAGCAATTGATGATGCCGCTTACGAAAATGGAAAGAAACCCGTCAACGCTGTGACGTTTCCCCGCAGAAGAACTGCCAACACTGATTATTGCTTTTTTTGCCgttttgtttcttcattaAGAATGACCTAATAAGAACGATTTCCGTGTTCGGGCAAAGTTT
The nucleotide sequence above comes from Tetrapisispora phaffii CBS 4417 chromosome 3, complete genome. Encoded proteins:
- the TPHA0C00460 gene encoding uncharacterized protein (similar to Saccharomyces cerevisiae YDR476C; ancestral locus Anc_5.610) encodes the protein MTFDQQDAITAFNANHRLALTDILYFYGHVPITSKITAVRLLSYDLQSMTIRFHHNEVEFDIDKLIVFETPLTQLSDFTVYIDKMVRKAAKERNYSHIQINEVVYPNNIVEYIIIVAVFLPLMCYFYRPLLHLLPLPEFIKEFLDNDFILIAIEALAIITHILETYILLRPKLKFYRVPTDFLIEWYALGLLEGYAPAKRLEQLAMEKLKSE
- the CIN5 gene encoding Cin5p (similar to Saccharomyces cerevisiae YAP6 (YDR259C) and CIN5 (YOR028C); ancestral locus Anc_5.619), translating into MNINHIKNENMSNTMVSTLNPMSPNNNVMQSPYYSLPKITPSLIYNNNNSSNNATANNNASLNPKSFSRNEAYQVHAHPSQQQQQQQQHSMSITPPPQNQLQPNQHPHMQEKLAYMQQPNTYQQMALPSFYKTTNYTQSQPPPPPQQIQTQQIQTQQIQAQQPQSQLQHTQAQPLSMVSPGQPLMQQNKPVVSTTPMYNMQTISRSTTPVSLSSKFNGGEIINENGHLIGKSGKPLRNTKRAAQNRNAQKAFRQRKEKYIKKLEFKAKNFDQLALENESLKLEVVKLQEIIKKLQEAISNR
- the HST3 gene encoding NAD-dependent histone deacetylase HST3 (similar to Saccharomyces cerevisiae HST3 (YOR025W); ancestral locus Anc_5.612), which gives rise to MMTTTSPEASRSSSFNFADKFSLQSERVVSIMELESSNETLQRINKALNRSRKIAVLTGAGISCNAGIPDFRSSTGLYDLVKSQYPELTIRTGQEMFDISLFRDEMKIQVFATFMEKLYTSTRLAKPTKTHRFIAHLRNRNKLLRCYTQNIDGLEELLGLEMSKKEMESKTNGFVNRWKNFDVVQLHGDLNSLACTRCFHTFEWNRFLARSFRRGELPSCPECLANNAKRTQEGKRNLGLAGFLRPNIVLYGENHQSSEFISQGINYDISKGRPDFLIIMGTSLKVDGVKRVVKTMSKQIHEKGGIVILVNKTILADSQWAGIIDYQIVSDCDSWVSYLEKDIPELFKTQEQFDKLRQLKREASQLRKQKKLQNESKKEDATLMLKTPPTTPQAKELQSIIIAKDETDNVKRKLLEEEIDVKVNLNKKIKV
- the SNM1 gene encoding Snm1p (similar to Saccharomyces cerevisiae SNM1 (YDR478W); ancestral locus Anc_5.613), which gives rise to MNREAKENYRDIQLRKKYNSIHKLAELGLSELSGLYLTSFYNSSKRYNVILPQQIVSDGSKFCGKCGCLRVPNHNVLISSEELNIRFTCLKCGDIKLFERRSNRPVTKEEIEHDFVATWPSDKKNRYKFEC
- the TPHA0C00470 gene encoding uncharacterized protein (similar to Saccharomyces cerevisiae SNF1 (YDR477W); ancestral locus Anc_5.611); this translates as MMSSGDHKSRHGSRHHSSSLLSDGSKIGNYQIVKTLGEGSFGKVKLAFHSTTRQKVALKIINKKVLSKSDMQGRIEREISYLRLLRHPHIIKLYDVIKSKDEIIMVIEYADHELFDYIVQREKMSENEGRRFFQQIISAVEYCHRHKIVHRDLKPENLLLDEHYNVKITDFGLSNIITDGNFLKTSCGSPNYAAPEVISGKLYAGPEVDVWSCGVILYVLLCRRLPFDDESIPTLFKNINNGVYTIPNFLSEGAASLIKKMLIVNPMNRITIGDIIQDPWFKVDLPEYLVPSEKDAIKINGTNNNAENLQNLTAADIDEEAIDILTKTMNYSKEEIYESLQSGDVDTNPSHHEIKEAYLLIKENQNLINTLKKGDNIKQLDTFLSQSPPSFQKYNEQNGTTGMSISKPTHSGKDRRNLNNIPGISDAQRPVHVPSSKHQFIPEENNQQRTYLPKTFPDEDKQADSTITILPSSLPQIHRTNMVSQGLVGTSNVTPLPVKKSKLKWHFGIRSRSYPLDVMSEIYAALKTLGAHWAKPSEEELWTIRVSWRYNNNSTQNRENIPDLMKMIVQLFQIETNNYLVDFKFDGWEFSDGRGVPQGNISEDEIGAFSAYPFLHLTTRLIMELAVNSQG